The proteins below are encoded in one region of Aspergillus nidulans FGSC A4 chromosome III:
- a CDS encoding putative cell morphogenesis protein Sog2 (transcript_id=CADANIAT00006019) translates to MISTLVRPEDSLRMPRSYRDTEEEDANRHSPEPAAPLSSSSSTTDGSNKSEDEATLVNGSTGDTSSRPTKSRESLTPEETIQLARRAVENGIQETKRSLAGSEAVGDVVKPKLTIDLGHSNISRIPEPVVDIIKDEVERLSLWNNQLVHIPYRFAECSHLRYLNVRSNNFREFPRGVIKLPLLEILDLSRNKISQLPEEIKKLTSLRVLSVMQNRLDDLPLGVSDMNKLQILKVAGNPLRYPLRKVIETSEAEITSSMMSDNEKEVALTAELKRYLKARQPINSNDFESNNESDGILDTPKPVKRGVSSRFPVIPSTGDGADPKSPSLSRPPPIPLKSHYRIASGHGGALQILQRPGPIPGANERNRSNSEGIIQASFATRSKRMGVISRKNTDLGTLDEMRPYRNSHLRGLSYGSILRTRPSISNSSSPSSPRERRRPRDGFVNRMSSLPEHKGERETESPIIESAKGILFALFQVQSHVYALINVIKRDDYRRNSLEIVFYNASTHVDRLNEALENAENSRADDAEPMRASYEAVKRECETCIMAYSHVGTQLRNSLDRIVANGDSRYIRSLMLMIFGSVVELRNACACLEVPVGNRPRPTGRPPVPEISRESADSDRYHCTTVTPTRGREPSFSTRRLRSDTTILHPQTNMHGPLPASATFQSAVSSPGFAPTPYSYGARSRSSSRSNHVNTSVPSSLATPRSGESFPPMPTSVIPKINPLTGLDEIEEERIFEKIFYQLTAAYTAALQALPVARRHFARNLEVAEQNREFEDIQMLWNNLIHRCRVCLEVSEALGLRLSNMKVKEPGGGMRNQREFWQLCKAFMQSFVELVTDMREVRSMHLLPSEVIVILRPVQKASREAGRLIEASPWSYLADMAPGNGPPAIYGPPLPSQTSHQQQQHHHHHQQHHPQLNTSMSPSVALPATPLSAALGPAAQATIPSTPASAYSDKFFEGDVFQRADSLLSMPNQAPFFSRR, encoded by the exons ATGATTTCTACTTTGGTTCGACCGGAGGATAGTCTAAGAATGCCTCGCTCATATCGAGAcactgaagaggaagacgcgAACCGACACAGTCCCGAGCCAGCGGCGCCGttatcctcgtcatcctcgacCACCGACGGGTCGAATAAGAGCGAAGATGAAGCCACGTTGGTGAACGGGTCTACCGGCGataccagcagcaggccGACAAAGTCGCGTGAATCGCTTACGCCGGAGGAGACAATCCAACTTGCGCGCCGAGCAGTAGAGAACGGGATCCAGGAAACGAAACGGTCTTTGGCAGGAAGCGAAGCGGTCGGTGATGTGGTCAAGCCGAAGCTGACCATTGATTTGGGCCACTCAAATATCAGTCGTATACCGGAGCCGGTTGTGGATATTATCAAGGATGAAGTTGAACG GCTCTCGTTATGGAACAATCAACTGGTCCATATTCCTTACCGATTCGCAGAGTGCTCTCATCTTCGATATCTCAACGTCAGATCTAACAACTTTCGTGAATTTCCTAGAGGA GTGATTAAACTGCCATTACTGGAGATTTTGGATTTGAGCCGCAACAAAATTAGCCAGCTTCCGGAGGAAATAAAGAAATTAACATCTCTCCGAGTTCTGTCGGTGATGCAAAACCGCCTTGACGATTTACCACTTGGTGTGTCGGATATGAACAAGCTTCAGATCCTCAAAGTAGCTGGAAATCCACTGCGGTACCCGCTCCGCAAAGTAATAGAAACATCTGAGGCCGAGATTACCTCCTCAATGATGAGCGATAACGAAAAAGAAGTTGCTTTAACGGCTGAGCTTAAAAGGTATCTTAAGGCGCGGCAACCTATTAATTCTAATGATTTTGAATCAAACAACGAAAG TGATGGCATCTTGGACACTCCAAAACCCGTCAAACGGGGAGTGAGCAGTCGCTTCCCAGTGATTCCAAGCACAGGCGACGGCGCTGACCCTAAATCGCCGTCATTATCACGGCCACCTCCCATCCCACTTAAATCACATTATCGCATTGCTTCTGGACATGGCGGTGCTCTGCAAATCCTCCAGCGTCCCGGTCCCATACCTGGGGCTAATGAGCGGAATCGAAGTAATAGCGAGGGTATCATTCAAGCCTCTTTTGCAACACGGTCCAAGCGCATGGGGGTCATCAGTCGAAAGAACACAGACTTGGGCACACTGGACGAAATGCGGCCATACCGCAATAGTCACCTCCGTGGTCTCAGTTATGGATCTATTCTTCGGACAAGGCCATCTATCAGCAACTCATCTAGTCCGAGCAGCCCAAGAGAGCGCAGGCGGCCCAGAGATGGATTTGTGAATCGGATGTCGAGTCTACCAGAGCACAAGGGCGAGCGGGAAACTGAAAGCCCCATAATCGAAAGCGCCAAGGGAATTCTTTTTGCCCTCTTTCAAGTCCAGTCTCATGTCTATGCCCTTATAAATGTCATCAAGCGTGATGATTACCGGCGAAATAGTCTCGAAATTGTCTTTTACAACGCTTCCACTCATGTGGACCGACTAAATGAGGCGCTTGAAAATGCAGAAAACTCACGAGCAGATGATGCGGAGCCAATGCGAGCCTCCTACGAGGCTGTCAAGAGGGAATGCGAGACGTGTATCATGGCGTACTCTCACGTCGGAACCCAGTTACGCAACAGCCTTGACAGAATCGTTGCCAATGGCGATTCGCGCTACATTCGCTCGCTGATGCTTATGATATTTGGTAGCGTGGTTGAGCTCCGCAACGCATGTGCATGCTTGGAGGTACCTGTTGGAAACCGACCGAGACCTACTGGAAGGCCACCAGTACCTGAGATCAGCAGAGAATCTGCGGATTCAGATAGATACCACTGCACAACAGTCACCCCAACGCGGGGAAGAGAACCGTCCTTCTCCACTCGCCGGCTCCGTAGCGATACAACAATCTTGCATCCACAAACTAATATGCATGGGCCCCTGCCAGCCTCTGCCACATTTCAGTCCGCCGTTAGCTCTCCAGGCTTCGCTCCCACTCCATACAGCTATGGAGCGAGGAGTCGGTCGAGCAGCAGGTCGAATCATGTCAACACATCCGTACCCTCGTCCCTTGCTACTCCTCGGTCAGGCGAGTCTTTCCCTCCGATGCCTACTTCGGTGATACCTAAAATAAACCCCTTGACCGGCTTGGACGAAATAGAAGAGGAACGGATCTTTGAGAAGATTTTCTACCAACTTACCGCTGCTTACACCGCTGCTCTCCAAGCGCTACCTGTTGCCCGCCGTCATTTTGCGAGGAACCTGGAGGTCGCGGAACAGAATCGGGAATTCGAAGATATCCAGATGCTATGGAACAACCTCATTCACCGCTGCCGGGTTTGTCTGGAAGTATCAGAAGCCCTCGGGCTTCGTTTGTCTAATATGAAAGTGAAGGAACCAGGGGGTGGAATGCGGAACCAACGAGAGTTCTGGCAACTATGCAAAGCCTTTATGCAGTCTTTTGTCGAACTGGTGACTGACATGCGCGAAGTACGGAGCATGCACTTACTCCCATCTGAAGTAATCGTGATTCTTCGGCCTGTGCAGAAGGCCAGCAGGGAAGCAGGTCGCTTGATCGAGGCTTCTCCATGGTCATATCTTGCAGACATGGCTCCCGGGAACGGCCCCCCGGCCATATACGGACCACCCTTGCCGTCCCAAACTTcacatcagcagcagcagcatcaccatcaccatcaacaacatcaccCTCAGCTCAACACAAGCATGTCACCTTCTGTTGCGCTTCCCGCAACCCCCCTTAGCGCTGCTCTGGGCCCAGCGGCGCAAGCAACAATACCTTCGACACCTGCAAGTGCCTACAGCGATAAGTTCTTCGAGGGTGACGTCTTTCAACGAGCCGACTCCTTGCTTTCAATGCCAAATCAGGCGCCATTCTTCTCGCGACGGTGA
- the rsm25 gene encoding mitochondrial 37S ribosomal protein RSM25 (transcript_id=CADANIAT00006020) yields MGKYNLTALQVRKTAIDSIAAGKKGDLPRWVNVVGDIPPAQILVRERPQQHPLVRQRMKTIPGNPTPQPVFQVQTKRVKPKKASRMFLPVEIKYEEDQLRKEFFRDHPWELARPRILVESSGKDSERYNWSRMQQPGKKLDGESVVQRQLWLLNNVPDMTKSRAYDIARREFYRLRLQEDIERRVAVEEAEATGAVFGPSRLEIGMELENQQFEAWKSWAKTEAQIVDQASTSEDGSENQSLP; encoded by the exons ATGGGGAAATACAATCTCACAGCACTTCAAGTGCGAAAAACGGCAATCGACTCGATTGCGGCTGGAAAGAAAGGCGATCTCCCTCGATGGGTTAATGTCGTTGGCGATATCCCTCCTGCCCAAATCCTCGTGCGCGAACGACCCCAGCAACACCCACTTGTACGGCAACGCATGAAAACTATACCGGGAAATCCAACACCGCAGCCAGTCTTTCAGGTCCAGACAAAGCGTgtgaagccaaagaaagCCAGTCGTATGTTCTTACCCGTCGAGATCAAGTACGAGGAGGATCAGTTGCGAAAAGAGTTCTTCCGCGACCATCCCTGGGAACTGGCCAGGCCTAGAATTCTGGTAGAGAGTTCAGGCAAAGATTCTGAGCGTTACAACTGGAGTAGAATGCAGCAGCcaggcaagaagctggatgGCGAGAG CGTCGTGCAACGACAGCTGTGGCTCCTGAATAACGTTCCCGATATGACAAAAAGTCGTGCTTACGATATTGCGCGACGCGAATTCTATCGACTCCGCCTacaggaggatattgagcgTCGCGTAGCtgttgaagaggcagaggctACAGGTGCGGTCTTTGGACCTTCTCGCCTAGAGATTGGTATGGAACTTGAAAACCAGCAATTCGAAGCCTGGAAGTCATGGGCGAAGACGGAAGCACAAATTGTCGATCAGGCGTCAACATCGGAGGATGGCTCTGAAAACCAGAGCCTTCCTTAG
- a CDS encoding pentatricopeptide repeat protein (transcript_id=CADANIAT00006021), translating to MPQPNKSQSPPHLRSLSSQGSITGLPSDYTPMRYQSFFFSNVSARRIGSSQRARPVATSIADIFVRSLVVAGYCHKHSPRSRAISTTSAKASRGLTGDWEDRGLGRSRRRTLAKHPPGFMTQIENLGVRRSKTQRIFSSTVAQRVEIYDSQDHRIHQTSTRHSSRSTPVNYARPSNTACTENASRPLQREGTNSGRSHGSIVPHEDWERVKSRGPAHEVAHKQETSWLTDREKSYKSSAKELYEQTSEIYQELLGDQAWREAADAAAAFEHFPAQFDDTKSSDDLNSVRKLEEHLGDKTKANHYIFTLYRELPSPGVRHLSKRSRGLLLRRFADPPGRRWVDARRYLALVEDMLAAGLPLSRSLWSSAIHLAGRSTGKVTKFDLVRAVGIWNQMEHLAGIRSDSVVFTILFDIAAKAGQFTVAERLIKEMERRQIKFGRAGKVTNIFYNGLLGDVDGVCRAFDEFVESGEIVDTAVMNCLMTSFLKAGETESAMQIYQQLLQNQPTTNLARQNLTSELIAYRKSSKKLGRVLQASASLKGRLPQHHQALQEALVVGPDTRTFHILLSHHAYKSGDLGAFESVLEDMEKVFPVPPRGMIYLLLFEGFARHGRHKRGWTAEKLRMAWRAYLRALYESKTRIQHRSFALPPSFVWENPLRDDGATAPPVLVDSSIELYTPLPIAPSSTRGPASKPPAQDEHQSSVQEDLIDILDQDPLDLDVHIDIPTDLTQERPREGDTLGLLEHRLENGVFLGRRMILIILRAFGACCGPDDIMEAWLRMESIWQPEKRRGTDVIAVKEELELQLNRARRRVGPGLK from the coding sequence ATGCCTCAGCCCAATAAGTCCCAGAGCCCACCACACCTGCGATCTCTTTCTTCGCAGGGGTCGATTACGGGCTTGCCCTCCGACTATACGCCTATGCGTTACCAgtcattcttcttctccaatgTTTCTGCCCGGCGAATCGGCTCCTCTCAACGTGCTCGACCGGTCGCGACTTCTATAGCGGATATATTTGTCCGCTCATTGGTGGTAGCTGGCTACTGTCACAAACATTCTCCTCGAAGCAGGGCAATTAGCACAACATCTGCCAAAGCTTCGCGGGGATTGACGGGGGATTGGGAGGACAGGGGCCTGGGGAGAAGCCGCAGGCGGACCCTGGCCAAACATCCACCGGGTTTTATGACCCAAATTGAGAATTTAGGAGTACGTCGATCAAAAACACAACGCATATTCAGTTCTACTGTCGCACAGCGGGTGGAGATCTATGATTCGCAAGACCATCGGATACATCAAACATCCACACGCCATTCTTCCCGCAGCACACCCGTTAACTACGCGAGGCCGAGCAATACAGCCTGCACCGAAAATGCTTCTCGACCACTGCAGCGCGAAGGAACAAATTCCGGCCGATCACACGGTAGCATTGTCCCTCATGAGGATTGGGAGCGCGTCAAGAGTCGCGGCCCAGCACACGAGGTGGCCCACAAGCAAGAAACCTCATGGCTTACAGACAGGGAAAAGAGCTACAAGAGCTCCGCGAAGGAATTATATGAGCAGACGTCCGAGATATACCAGGAATTGTTAGGAGATCAGGCCTGGAGGGAGGCTGCCGACGCTGCTGCCGCGTTTGAACATTTTCCAGCACAGTTCGATGATACGAAAAGTTCTGATGATCTCAATTCCGTCCGAAAACTAGAAGAACATCTTGGGGATAAGACAAAGGCGAATCATTACATATTTACGCTTTACAGAgaacttccttctcctgGGGTGAGGCATCTCTCAAAGCGGTCCCGCGGTCTGCTTCTACGCAGGTTCGCCGATCCTCCAGGCCGTCGTTGGGTTGATGCTAGACGTTATTTAGCATTGGTGGAAGATATGTTGGCTGCCGGCCTTCCACTATCTCGGTCACTTTGGTCCTCCGCTATCCACCTGGCAGGTCGATCGACGGGCAAGGTGACTAAATTCGACTTGGTGCGGGCGGTTGGCATATGGAATCAAATGGAGCATTTGGCAGGAATCAGATCAGACAGCGTCGTCTTCACAATTTTATTCGATATAGCTGCCAAAGCAGGCCAATTCACCGTCGCCGAGCGCTTAATAAAAGAAATGGAGAGAAGGCAGATAAAGTTTGGTCGCGCCGGGAAGGTCACCAATATCTTCTATAATGGTTTATTGGGGGATGTTGATGGTGTTTGTCGGGCTTTTGACGAGTTTGTGGAAAGCGGAGAGATAGTCGATACTGCGGTGATGAACTGTCTTATGACATCCTTTCTCAAAGCTGGCGAAACAGAATCTGCGATGCAGATCTACCAGCAACTATTACAGAATCAGCCCACTACGAATCTCGCGCGACAGAACCTCACATCGGAGCTCATTGCTTATCGGAAAAGCTCTAAGAAACTGGGTCGCGTGCTGCAGGCCTCGGCGTCTCTGAAAGGCCGTCTCCCACAACACCACCAGGCCCTTCAAGAAGCCCTCGTGGTAGGCCCTGATACGAGGACCTTCCATATACTGCTTAGTCACCATGCCTACAAATCTGGGGATCTGGGAGCGTTTGAGTCCGTTCTCGAGGATATGGAGAAGGTCTTTCCTGTACCACCACGTGGCATGATCTACTTGCTGCTTTTTGAGGGATTCGCTCGCCATGGGCGACATAAGAGAGGCTGGACTGCAGAAAAGCTGCGGATGGCCTGGAGAGCCTATCTTCGGGCACTCTATGAATCCAAGACTAGAATCCAGCATCGATCATTTGCTTTACCCCCATCTTTTGTATGGGAGAACCCGCTGAGAGACGATGGCGCAACAGCCCCACCTGTTTTGGTGGACAGTTCTATCGAATTATACACACCCTTGCCGATCGCTCCATCAAGCACGCGAGGTCCAGCGTCGAAACCTCCAGCACAAGACGAACACCAATCAAGCGTACAGGAGGACCTCATAGATATCCTTGACCAAGATCCACTAGATCTTGACGTCCACATCGACATACCAACGGACCTGACCCAGGAACGCCCACGCGAAGGAGACACCCTAGGATTGCTGGAACACCGACTTGAAAATGGCGTTTTCCTAGGCCGGCGAATGATCCTGATCATCCTACGCGCATTTGGCGCCTGTTGCGGGCCCGACGATATCATGGAGGCCTGGCTTCGCATGGAGAGCATATGGCAGCCCGAAAAGCGCAGGGGGACTGATGTAATAGCCGTCAAGGAGGAACTGGAGCTGCAACTGAATAGAGCCCGTCGCCGCGTCGGTCCGGGATTGAAATAG
- a CDS encoding putative RecQ family helicase RecQ (transcript_id=CADANIAT00006022), with amino-acid sequence MLLSVKMPLQRDVIAAAVEGHDVFLQASTSFGKSLCYQLPAMTTHGVTVVVCPLLSLMTDQVNALQALGVPVATINSTVSLAERRVILEDLLSGHPRIRLLYVTPELCQNNTFRRNLQTMHKQRELVRIAIDEAHCISEWGHDFRPAYKALSWFRHSLTNPPVPISALTATATSQVRTDIINILGLNPRRLKIFSTPSARPNIHYEIRFMQELAPDPSEPEAFQVHDLLSWLHSIQGRREARLGTDAASKLPPISGIVYVSTRVAAERLAHVLCQSDNRIRAVAYHAGLVAADRVRVQNEWIAPQKQPQQRGPGAKPVTFYIIVATTAFGMGIDNPEVRFVVHWSPPRTFEGFVQESGRAGRDGRAAASIVYYSLQERERVLNHLRRDIENVNNSTGGRNAGLNQDKVSLLRNLYARKQSFEKVVRYCETTTRCRHELIKEFFGDLELVKMGSQVSKLQSACHDDNDHGSAGGATSSSPSSPCDYACDFCKEGPGELTARKARMASAEELENFTEASWLDAMFPLDQMFPELARQNTLKGI; translated from the exons ATGCTCCTTTCCGTAAAGAT GCCTCTACAGCGAGATGTAATCGCTGCCGCAGTTGAGGGTCACGATGTTTTTCTCCAGGCTTCAACTTCCTTCGGGAAGAGCTTATGCTATCAGTTACCTGCCATGACCACCCACGGAG TGACTGTCGTTGTATGccctcttctgtctctgATG ACGGACCAGGTAAACGCACTTCAAGCGCTGGGCGTGCCGGTAGCTACCATCAACTCAACAGTCTCACTTGCAGAAAGGCGAGTTATACTTGAGGATCTTCTCTCTGGTCACCCGAGGATTCGACTCCTCTATGTTACCCCAGAGCTTTGCCAAAATAATACATTCCGGCGAAATCTACAAACTATGCACAAGCAACGAGAGCTTGTGCGCATcgccatcgatgaggcccATTGTATCAGTGAATGGGGCCATGATTTTCGTCCGGCATACAAGGCACTCTCTTGGTTCAGGCATTCCCTAACAAACCCACCCGTGCCAATCAGCGCCTTGACAGCGACTGCCACCTCACAGGTCCGTAcagatatcatcaacatcctgGGCCTGAACCCACGTCGGCTCAAAATCTTCAGCACACCGTCAGCACGACCAAACATTCATTACGAAATCCGGTTCATGCAAGAGCTCGCCCCGGACCCCTCAGAACCCGAGGCATTCCAGGTCCACGACCTCCTATCGTGGCTTCACTCCATTCAGGGCCGGCGTGAGGCCCGATTAGGAACCGATGCGGCTTCCAAATTACCCCCAATATCGGGTATAGTTTACGTTTCAACCCGGGTAGCAGCAGAGAGACTCGCGCACGTGTTATGCCAGAGCGATAATCGCATCCGCGCAGTAGCATACCATGCAGGCCTTGTCGCCGCCGATAGAGTCAGGGTCCAGAACGAATGGATTGCGCCTCAAAAGCAGCCTCAACAACGAGGACCTGGTGCAAAGCCCGTAACCTTTTACATAATCGTCGCAACAACTGCATTTGGCATGGGCATCGACAATCCCGAGGTTCGCTTTGTCGTTCACTGGAGCCCGCCACGTACATTCGAAGGTTTCGTCCAGGAATCCGGCCGTGCAGGTCGCGATGGCCGCGCCGCAGCATCAATAGTCTACTATAGTCTCCAGGAGCGAGAACGCGTTCTTAACCATCTCCGCCGGGACATTGAAAatgtcaacaacagcacagGTGGCCGGAATGCGGGCCTTAACCAAGACAAAGTCTCGCTTTTGAGAAATCTCTACGCTCGTAAgcagagcttcgagaaggtAGTCCGATATTGTGAAACAACTACACGATGTAGACACGAACTCATCAAGGAGTTTTTTGGTGACCTTGAACTAGTGAAGATGGGCTCTCAGGTTTCAAAGCTCCAGTCTGCTTGtcatgatgataatgatcATGGTTCTGCAGGCGGAgccacatcatcatcaccctcatcACCTTGTGATTATGCCTGTGACTTCTGTAAAGAAGGACCTGGTGAGCTAACAGCGCGCAAAGCGAGAATGGCATCGGCAGAGGAGCTTGAGAACTTTACTGAGGCGAGCTGGCTTGACGCAATGTTTCCGCTAGATCAGATGTTTCCTGAACTGGCCCGCCAAAATACTCTAAAAGGAATCTAG
- a CDS encoding KH domain-containing protein (transcript_id=CADANIAT00006023), producing MADEDRRPKRSRFDQTTPEPRRQSRFDRRSRSPSSRQSETTRTRSPLSREPRSPGAGSKADPVAAAAAAAAKINAQLQAKKGIQHVEVPPIRATSSPSQSATPTGGDAKLNAEIYVADGDYIKDIEINDLRNRYTLTKGSTQKMIKDETGADVTTRGNYYPDKSMATAANPPLYLHVTSTSKEGLEKAVALIEDLMKKELPNLVDERRFRRREPEQVERDEFGRRKWPEEKIPVGLEPIPGFNLRAQVVGQGGMYVKHIQQQTRCKVQIKGRGSGFLEPSTGRESDDAMYLHVAGPDPNEVQRAKALCEDLLNNVRERYQEFKDNPPQHGGYGGGYGNRGNRHDNYGGGYGAGYGSQHQHSPAPATASPSGQGTPGAASAADYSAQYAQYYGSDPYAAYGGYQNYVAYYQYYQQAAQQQQQQQSLSPAPPPPPTSEAPVPPPPGSGSPPPPPPGGSYSAVPPPPGL from the exons ATGGCTGACGAAGATCGCCGTCCAAAACGCTCTCGCTTCGACCAAACCACTCCGGAGCCTCGGCGACAGTCGCGGTTCGACCGTCGTTCTCGGTCCCCTTCGTCGCGACAATCCGAAACCACTCGAACTCGCAGCCCTCTCAGTCGCGAGCCTCGGAGCCCTGGTGCTGGCAGCAAAGCGGACCcggttgctgcagctg ctgccgctgccgccaaaATCAACGCCCAGCTGCAGGCTAAAAAAGGAATACAACATGTCGAAGTGCCTCCAATTCGCGCC ACATCCAGCCCATCCCAATCAGCTACTCCCACTGGCGGGGATGCGAAACTCAACGCCGAAATATACGTTGCCGACGGGGATTATATTAAGGACATTGAGATCAATGACCTGCGCAATCGCTACACACTGACCAAAGGATCTACGCAGAAGATG ATCAAAGATGAAACTGGCGCCG ATGTTACTACGCGAGGAAACTATTATCCGGACAAAAGCATGGCCACAGCAGCG AACCCCCCGTTATACCTCCACGTGACGAGTACCTCGAAAGAAGGACTCGAAAAAGCGGTCGCGCTGATTGAAGATCTTATGAAGAAAGAGCTGCCCAATCTAGTGGATGAACGACGATTTCGCCGCCGTGAACCAGAGCAAGTTGAGCGGGATGAATTTGGTCGC CGCAAATGGCCTGAAGAGAAAATACCCGTCGGCCTGGAGCCAATTCCTGGATTTAACCTTCGTGCGCAAGTCGTCGGGCAAGGTGGTATGTACGTAAAAcatatccagcagcagacgaGATGCAAGGTTCAAATTAAAGGCCGGGGATCTGGTTTCTTGGAACCCAGCACCGGCAGGGAGAGCGATGACGCTATGTATTTGCACGTTGC TGGCCCCGATCCCAACGAGGTCCAGCGCGCAAAGGCGCTATGCGAAGACCTGCTAAATAACGTCCGGGAACGCTACCAAGAATTCAAGGATAACCCCCCCCAGCATGGTGGTTATGGTGGTGGCTACGGAAATCGTGGGAACCGCCACGATAACTACGGAGGAGGTTACGGCGCTGGATATGgaagccagcaccagcattCGCCCGCCCCTGCGACAGCCAGCCCATCAGGACAAGGAACCCCTGGAGCCGCAAGCGCAGCCGACTACAGCGCGCAGTATGCCCAGTACTACGGATCTGACCCCTACGCTGCGTACGGCGGTTATCAGAACTACGTCGCCTACTACCAATATTATCAGCAAgccgcacagcagcagcaacagcaacagtcGCTGAGCcctgctcctccgcctcccccGACATCTGAGGCTCCTGTGCCTCCTCCCCCGGGGTCAGGATCCCccccgcctccacctcccggTGGCAGTTACAGTGCC GTACCACCACCCCCAGGGCTTTAA
- a CDS encoding acetolactate synthase regulatory subunit (transcript_id=CADANIAT00006024) — translation MAFRYTRMLSKTASSSFLSAASRTSGLATRSTFATTTRASSSSTSALAYKALHRRSPLTLPVTDVSQQWDAQTAVSSILYETPVRPTNPPKRHVLNCLVQNEPGVLSRVSGILAARGFNIDSLVVCNTEVEDLSRMTIVLQGQDGVVEQARRQLDDLVPVWAVLDYTDSALVQRELLLAKVSILGPEYFEELLQHHREITTPVESMEAQKKSTDSKASTKTEEYHPRNLPSSQALRHKHEHLDAITRLTHQFGGKVLDISTNNCIVELSAKPSRIDSFMKLISPFGILESTRTGLMALPRSPLFEANEELEKEAADVVDASTLPPG, via the exons ATGGCTTTCCGGTATACCCGGATGTTGTCCAAGACGGCATCATCGTCTTTCTTATCGGCAGCCAGCCGCACCTCTGGACTGGCGACCCGATCCACTTTCGCTACAACCACCAgggcctcctccagctcaacctcaGCATTGGCCTACAAGGCGCTGCACCGACGTTCCCCGCTCACACTCCCCGTAACGGATGTCTCGCAGCAATGGGACGCCCAGACCGCCGTCTCGTCAATTCTCTACGAGACCCCCGTTCGGCCGACAAACCCGCCCAAGCGTCATGTCTTGAACTGTCTGGTACAAAACGAGCCCGGTGTGCTCTCCCGCGTTTCGGGGATCTTGGCCGCCCGCGGCTTCAATATTGACAGTCTTGTCGTTTGCAATACCGAGGTGGAGGATTTGTCTCGCATGACCATCGTGCTGCAGGGTCAGGATGGCGTTGTCGAGCAGGCCCGCCGCCAgctggatgatcttgtcccCGTCTGGGCTGTCCTCGATTACACGGACTCTGCGCTTGTTCAGCGtgagctgcttctggccAAGGTCAGCATTTTGGGCCCAGAGTACTTCgaggagcttctccagcatcaCCGCGAGATCACCACCCCCGTTGAGTCTATggaggcgcagaagaagagcaccGATAGCAAGGCCTCCACGAAAACCGAGGAATATCACCCCCGCAACCTTCCTAGCAGTCAGGCTTTGAGACACAAGCACGAGCATCTGGATGCAATCACACGATTAACCCACCAGTTCGGTGGCAAGGTCTTGGATATCAGTACTAACAACTGCATCGTTGAACT CTCTGCCAAGCCCAGCCGTATTGACTCCTTCATGAAGCTCATTTCCCCCTTCGGTATTCTCGAGTCCACCCGAACCGGTCTGATGGCTTTGCCCCGGTCTCCTCTGTTTGAGGCCAATGAAGAGCtcgagaaggaagctgccgACGTTGTTGACGCCAGCACCCTTCCCCCTGGTTAA